Proteins from a single region of Clupea harengus chromosome 5, Ch_v2.0.2, whole genome shotgun sequence:
- the gpr37l1a gene encoding G-protein coupled receptor 37-like 1 has protein sequence MDIMFCAFLFLILGLTEPYHAKPLKEPSESLKTSVGISPSGLDGFTAMQISIPNNLNLIGDMARADHVIVLREANLKRVRRGANDGRSKQQEKQFPYNFRYPRPYDPDGYFTTPRNAHLPNNTHRDRRNGSKSLRIHNPLYPVTDNSYGAYAVMLLSLIVFAVGIVGNLAVMCIVWHNYYLKTAWNCILASLAFWDFLVLFFCLPVVIFNELTKRRLLGDLSCRIVPYMEVTSLGVTTFSLCALSIDRFHTATSTQPKPRLVEPCQSILAKLSVIWVGSMVLALPELLLWQLQQEVAPVSGLPVDSCVQRPSVDLPESVYALVITYHEARMWWSFGCFFCLPLLFTLACQLLTRHVAEEARQAATGRPLSSSTTSSSSSSSSSPKRQQRRRRERQLTRTVLALAVVYGVCGLPENAANIALAYAGLEVSMAILALLQLIGQFLMFARAAATPVILLCLCRALGQAFMDCCCCCCDECLPDRSSSSTSSSSSSSHSTAATATSTSSPSSSVPEDKLKIVSGTSPTILFDKAKDNSSILAIGTPC, from the exons ATGGATATAATGTTTTGCGCTTTTTTGTTCCTTATTTTGGGGTTGACGGAGCCCTATCACGCAAAACCGCTAAAGGAACCTTCGGAGTCGCTGAAAACTTCTGTGGGAATATCACCAAGTGGATTAGATGGCTTTACTGCGATGCAAATTTCAATACCTAACAATTTAAATCTAATAGGAGATATGGCTAGGGCAGATCATGTTATAGTACTTCGGGAGGCAAATCTTAAGAGAGTACGCAGGGGGGCGAATGATGGAAGATCCAAGCAACAGGAGAAACAGTTCCCCTATAACTTCAGGTACCCAAGACCTTATGACCCAGACGGCTATTTTACAACACCCAGGAATGCACATTTgcctaacaacacacacagggatagaAGAAATGGTAGCAAGTCTCTTCGTATCCACAACCCTCTATACCCTGTGACTGACAATTCCTATGGCGCCTATGCGGTGATGCTCCTGTCGCTGATAGTATTTGCTGTGGGTATCGTAGGTAACTTGGCAGTGATGTGCATCGTGTGGCACAACTACTACCTGAAAACTGCTTGGAATTGCATTCTGGCCAGCCTGGCCTTTTGGGACTTCCTGgtcctctttttctgtctgccGGTGGTCATCTTTAATGAACTGACCAAGAGGAGGTTACTGGGAGACCTCTCGTGTAGAATTGTCCCTTACATGGAG GTGACCTCACTGGGAGTGACCACCTTCAGCCTGTGCGCCCTGAGCATTGACCGCTTCCACACGGCGACCAGCACACAGCCCAAGCCCAGGCTGGTGGAGCCCTGCCAGTCCATCCTAGCCAAGCTGTCGGTCATCTGGGTGGGCTCCATGGTGCTGGCACTCCCCGAACTCCTGCTGTGGCAACTGCAGCAAGAGGTGGCACCGGTGTCAGGCCTGCCAGTGGACTCCTGTGTGCAGCGGCCCTCTGTTGACCTGCCCGAGTCGGTGTACGCACTGGTGATCACTTACCACGAGGCGCGCATGTGGTGGTCGTTCGGCTGCTTCTTCTGCCTGCCGCTGCTCTTCACACTGGCGTGCCAGCTCCTCACGCGGCACGTTGCTGAGGAGGCGCGACAGGCGGCGACGGGGCGCCCACTCTCATCCTCTACCACATCTTCGTCATCGTCGTCCTCTTCCTCGCCTAAAAGGCAGCAGCGGCGGAGACGGGAGCGGCAGCTGACCCGTACGGTTCTGGCGCTAGCTGTGGTGTATGGCGTCTGTGGCCTGCCGGAAAATGCTGCCAACATCGCGCTGGCCTATGCCGGATTAGAGGTCTCTATGGCAATActggctctgctgcagctgatTGGCCAGTTCCTGATGTTTGCTCGGGCGGCGGCCACGCCGGTGATCCTGCTGTGCCTGTGCCGCGCACTGGGCCAGGCCTTCatggactgctgctgctgctgctgcgatGAGTGTCTGCCCGACCGCTCTTCCTCATCcacctcttcctcgtcctcttcctcacacTCCACGGCCGCCACCGCCACGTCCACCTCCTCGCCATCATCCTCAGTCCCCGAGGACAAGCTCAAAATCGTCTCAGGCACGTCACCCACCATCCTCTTCGACAAAGCCAAGGACAACTCCTCCATCCTGGCCATAGGTACCCCCTGCTGA
- the arl8a gene encoding ADP-ribosylation factor-like protein 8A, whose product MIALINKLLDWFKALFWKEEMELTLVGLQYSGKTTFVNVIASGQFSEDMIPTVGFNMRKITKGNVTIKLWDIGGQPRFRSMWERYCRGVSAIVYMVDAADPEKIEASKNELHNLLDKPQLQGIPVLVLGNKRDLPGALDEKELIERMNLSAIQDREICCYSISCKEKDNIDITLQWLIQHSRTRRS is encoded by the exons ATGATTGCCTTGATTAACAAGCTTCTGGACTGGTTTAAAGCGCTGTTTTGGAAGGAAGAGATGGAACTGACATTGGTCGGTTTGCAGTATTCGGGGAAGACCACCTTTGTAAACGTGATTGCG tcGGGCCAGTTCAGCGAGGACATGATCCCCACTGTGGGCTTCAACATGAGGAAGATCACCAAGGGAAATGTCACCATCAAG CTTTGGGATATCGGAGGCCAGCCTCGATTCAGGAGTATGTGGGAGAGGTACTGCCGTGGAGTCAGCGCTATAGT ATATATGGTTGACGCTGCTGACCCTGAAAAGATCGAGGCCTCCAAGAACGAACTGCACAACTTGTTAGACAAGCCCCAGCTGCAGGGCATTCCA GTACTTGTTTTGGGAAACAAAAGAGATCTTCCAGGTGCCTTGGACGAGAAGGAGCTGATCGAGAGAAT GAATCTGTCTGCCATTCAAGACCGAGAGATCTGCTGTTACTCCATCTCATGCAAGGAGAAAGACAACATCG aCATCACGCTACAGTGGCTGATCCAGCACTCAAGGACCAGGAGAAGCTGA
- the c5h6orf89 gene encoding bombesin receptor-activated protein C6orf89 homolog isoform X1, with protein MGTTLSEPCIYDKLSESIDILRQSGYRYGMSEREIEKFIKQVLETNEPRREPPQFPILRATIKFVMAVGFLVVAVLAFTYPQNPRQLGSLDSSSHNWSSPLSHVRLLSLPIAKKYNLQGFHEWWCVGALKQALVNCSGCADVSAITELSESHVDFSGLRAGPQPVLLKGGESLTLQRHQLEQLYSAHAGSISILLEEHDSSLSHEEHFPQGPANFTLLWRFASGAREKVLRWLFPKAELCHLLDSAGTMLQRCQVTHSTSSQSRGMEVLGWLVVGEGQPTVQVLPVHRCQKQCSSFNLWLSPGDMVYADPRYWQLELFPGRGQNIVCDGSAY; from the exons ATGGGCACAACGTTGAGTGAACCTTGCATCTATGACAAGCTGTCTGAAAGCATCGACATTTTACGGCAGTCGGGATATCGTTATGgcatgtcagagagggagattgagaaaTTCATCAAGCAAGTTTTGGAGACCAACGAACCAAGGAGGGAGCCACCACAATTCCCCATTCTGCGAGCCACCATCAAG TTTGTTATGGCTGTAGGCTTCCTGGTGGTAGCTGTGTTGGCTTTCACCTACCCACAGAATCCTCGTCAACTGGGGTCACTGGACTCAAGTAGCCATAACTGGTCCTCCCCCCTCAGTCATGTGCGACTACTGTCGCTGCCTATTGCCAAGAAGTATAACTTGCAAG GATTCCATGAGTGGTGGTGTGTTGGGGCCTTAAAACAAGCCCTGGTGAACTGCTCTGGCTGTGCAGATGTCTCTGCCATCACAGAGCTCTCTGAGTCTCACGTAGACTTCAGTGGGCTACGCGCCGGACCCCAGCCAGTCTTACTCAAG GGCGGGGAGTCTCTGACCTTGCAGAGACATCAGCTGGAGCAGCTCTACTCGGCCCATGCTGGCTCCATAAGCATCCTGCTGGAGGAGCATGACAGCAGCCTCTCCCATGAGGAGCACTTCCCCCAGGGCCCCGCCAACTTCACACTGCTCTG GAGGTTTGCCTCAGGTGCCAGGGAGAAAGTGCTGCGGTGGCTGTTCCCCAAAGCAGAACTCTGTCACCTACTGGACAGTGCAGGAACTATGCTGCAGCGCTGCCAAGTCACTCACAGCACCAGTTCCCAGAGCAGG GGGATGGAGGTGCTGGGGTGGCTGGTAGTGGGAGAAGGGCAGCCCACAGTGCAAGTGCTGCCTGTTCACCGCTGTCAGAAACAGTGCAGCTCCTTCAACCTATGGCTCAGCCCCGGAGATATGG TGTATGCTGATCCACGCTACTGGCAGCTGGAGCTGTTCCCTGGAAGAGGACAAAACATTGTGTGCGATGGCTCGGCCTActaa
- the c5h6orf89 gene encoding bombesin receptor-activated protein C6orf89 homolog isoform X2 codes for MAVGFLVVAVLAFTYPQNPRQLGSLDSSSHNWSSPLSHVRLLSLPIAKKYNLQGFHEWWCVGALKQALVNCSGCADVSAITELSESHVDFSGLRAGPQPVLLKGGESLTLQRHQLEQLYSAHAGSISILLEEHDSSLSHEEHFPQGPANFTLLWRFASGAREKVLRWLFPKAELCHLLDSAGTMLQRCQVTHSTSSQSRGMEVLGWLVVGEGQPTVQVLPVHRCQKQCSSFNLWLSPGDMVYADPRYWQLELFPGRGQNIVCDGSAY; via the exons ATGGCTGTAGGCTTCCTGGTGGTAGCTGTGTTGGCTTTCACCTACCCACAGAATCCTCGTCAACTGGGGTCACTGGACTCAAGTAGCCATAACTGGTCCTCCCCCCTCAGTCATGTGCGACTACTGTCGCTGCCTATTGCCAAGAAGTATAACTTGCAAG GATTCCATGAGTGGTGGTGTGTTGGGGCCTTAAAACAAGCCCTGGTGAACTGCTCTGGCTGTGCAGATGTCTCTGCCATCACAGAGCTCTCTGAGTCTCACGTAGACTTCAGTGGGCTACGCGCCGGACCCCAGCCAGTCTTACTCAAG GGCGGGGAGTCTCTGACCTTGCAGAGACATCAGCTGGAGCAGCTCTACTCGGCCCATGCTGGCTCCATAAGCATCCTGCTGGAGGAGCATGACAGCAGCCTCTCCCATGAGGAGCACTTCCCCCAGGGCCCCGCCAACTTCACACTGCTCTG GAGGTTTGCCTCAGGTGCCAGGGAGAAAGTGCTGCGGTGGCTGTTCCCCAAAGCAGAACTCTGTCACCTACTGGACAGTGCAGGAACTATGCTGCAGCGCTGCCAAGTCACTCACAGCACCAGTTCCCAGAGCAGG GGGATGGAGGTGCTGGGGTGGCTGGTAGTGGGAGAAGGGCAGCCCACAGTGCAAGTGCTGCCTGTTCACCGCTGTCAGAAACAGTGCAGCTCCTTCAACCTATGGCTCAGCCCCGGAGATATGG TGTATGCTGATCCACGCTACTGGCAGCTGGAGCTGTTCCCTGGAAGAGGACAAAACATTGTGTGCGATGGCTCGGCCTActaa